From Mycobacterium lacus, one genomic window encodes:
- a CDS encoding type II toxin-antitoxin system Phd/YefM family antitoxin: MAKTIAQRDLRNDNARVIDAVAAGETFVVTRHGEPVAELRPIQAVRRVFITRDEVARLASPAVRIDHREFRADLDRFIDQRL; the protein is encoded by the coding sequence GTGGCTAAGACAATCGCGCAGCGCGATCTCCGCAATGACAACGCAAGGGTGATCGACGCGGTAGCAGCCGGCGAGACGTTCGTCGTGACACGCCATGGTGAACCCGTCGCCGAACTTCGCCCAATACAGGCCGTTCGCCGCGTGTTCATCACTCGCGACGAAGTCGCGAGGCTGGCCAGCCCAGCGGTGCGCATCGACCATCGTGAGTTCCGCGCCGACCTCGACCGGTTTATCGACCAACGCCTCTGA
- a CDS encoding antitoxin VapB family protein, producing MATKTISIDLEAYERLRSARRSPNESFSHVIKRAHWRDEAATAAALLDALAGLPAAGDDVLARLDEAQRADAPPEDLWRSG from the coding sequence ATGGCCACGAAGACGATATCGATTGATCTCGAGGCATACGAGCGCCTTCGGTCTGCCCGGCGTTCGCCGAACGAGTCCTTTTCTCACGTCATCAAACGTGCGCACTGGCGAGACGAAGCTGCCACGGCAGCGGCGCTTCTCGATGCACTAGCCGGCCTACCGGCGGCGGGCGACGACGTTCTCGCGCGCCTCGATGAAGCGCAGCGGGCGGACGCCCCGCCCGAGGACCTATGGCGCTCCGGCTGA
- a CDS encoding type II toxin-antitoxin system VapC family toxin, translated as MTSGLLDTSVVIDWHDPAVVAALPDEMAISAITAAELAAGPLLAATPIEAAKRQARLQEVESRLEPIPFDGVAARSYGLIVAAVVREGRKPRSRFADLLIAATAHANRLDLYSRNAEDFTGLEKLIRVVAV; from the coding sequence GTGACATCCGGCCTGTTGGATACATCGGTCGTCATCGACTGGCACGATCCGGCGGTGGTTGCCGCCCTGCCTGACGAGATGGCGATCTCAGCCATTACGGCTGCCGAGCTAGCCGCCGGTCCGCTGCTGGCCGCGACGCCGATCGAGGCAGCCAAGCGCCAAGCCCGGTTGCAGGAGGTGGAATCAAGGCTAGAGCCGATCCCTTTCGACGGGGTCGCCGCGCGCAGTTACGGGCTCATCGTCGCCGCCGTGGTCCGCGAAGGACGAAAGCCGCGAAGTAGATTCGCCGATCTCTTGATCGCCGCGACGGCGCACGCCAATCGGCTAGATCTCTACAGCCGAAACGCCGAAGACTTCACTGGGCTCGAGAAGCTGATCCGCGTCGTCGCGGTCTGA